The Budorcas taxicolor isolate Tak-1 chromosome 5, Takin1.1, whole genome shotgun sequence genome includes a window with the following:
- the MCHR1 gene encoding melanin-concentrating hormone receptor 1: protein MDLEASLLPTGPNASNTSESPDNLTSAGLPPRTGSIAYINIIMPSVFGTICLLGIVGNSTVIFAVVKKSKLHWFSNVPDIFIINLSVVDLLFLLGMPFMIHQLMGNGVWHFGETMCTLITAMDANSQFTSTYILTAMAIDRYLATVHPISSTKFRKPSVATLVICLLWALSFISITPVWLYARLIPFPGGTVGCGIRLPNPDTDLYWFTLYQFFLAFALPFVVITAAYVRILQRMTSSVAPASQRSIRLRTKRVTRTAIAICLVFFVCWAPYYVLQLTQLSLSRPTLTFVYLYNAAISLGYANSCLNPFVYIVLCETFRKRLVLSVKPAAQGQLRAVSNAQTADEERTESKGA, encoded by the exons ATGGACCTGGAAGCCTCGCTGCTGCCCACCGGCCCCAATGCCAGCAACACCTCGGAGAGCCCGGATAACCTCACCTCGGCCG GGCTGCCTCCTCGCACAGGGAGCATCGCCTACATCAACATCATCATGCCTTCGGTGTTTGGTACCATTTGCCTCCTGGGCATTGTCGGGAACTCCACGGTCATCTTCGCGGTGGTGAAGAAGTCCAAGCTGCACTGGTTCAGCAATGTCCCCGACATCTTCATCATCAACCTCTCGGTGGTggacctcctcttcctcctgggcATGCCCTTCATGATCCACCAGCTCATGGGCAATGGAGTCTGGCATTTTGGCGAGACCATGTGCACCCTCATCACGGCCATGGACGCCAACAGTCAGTTCACCAGCACCTACATCCTGACCGCCATGGCCATTGACCGCTACCTGGCCACCGTCCACCCCATCTCCTCTACCAAGTTCCGGAAGCCCTCTGTGGCCACCCTGGTGATCTGCCTCCTGTGGGCCCTGTCCTTCATCAGTATCACCCCCGTGTGGCTCTATGCCAGGCTGATCCCCTTCCCGGGGGGCACTGTGGGCTGCGGCATCCGCCTGCCCAACCCAGACACTGACCTCTACTGGTTCACCCTGTACCAGTTTTTCCTGGCCTTTGCCCTGCCCTTCGTGGTCATCACGGCCGCCTACGTGAGGATCCTGCAGCGCATGACGTCCTCCGTGGCCCCCGCCTCTCAACGCAGCATCCGGCTGCGGACAAAGAGGGTGACCCGCACGGCCATCGCCATCTGCCTGGTCTTCTTCGTGTGCTGGGCGCCCTACTACGTGCTTCAGCTGACCCAGCTGTCTCTCAGCCGCCCGACGCTCACCTTTGTCTACCTGTACAATGCGGCCATCAGCTTGGGCTATGCCAACAGCTGCCTCAATCCCTTTGTGTACATCGTGCTCTGTGAGACGTTCCGGAAACGCCTGGTCCTGTCGGTGAAGCCAGCGGCCCAGGGGCAGCTCCGCGCCGTCAGCAACGCCCAGACAGCTGATGAGGAGAGGACAGAAAGCAAGGGCGCCTGA